The following proteins are encoded in a genomic region of Fundidesulfovibrio magnetotacticus:
- the yedF gene encoding sulfurtransferase-like selenium metabolism protein YedF: protein MSARTIDCQGMTCPQPLMACRKCIEAEAPEHLEIVVDDEAALENVGRYLAASGYLHASSRHGKAWTIVASRAPGAAPGAPAVEDFPCPVPQANESQRIAVFLSASTIGRGDDALGEKLMLNFIKTLPEMGPDLWRIVMVNAAVRLAVEGSPHLETLRALEDAGVSILVCGTCLEFFGLLDKRAVGQTTNMLDVVTSLQLATKVIDL from the coding sequence ATGAGCGCACGAACCATCGATTGCCAGGGCATGACCTGCCCCCAGCCCCTCATGGCCTGCAGGAAGTGCATCGAGGCCGAGGCCCCCGAGCACCTTGAGATCGTTGTGGACGACGAAGCCGCCCTGGAGAACGTGGGCCGCTACCTGGCAGCCTCCGGATACCTCCATGCCAGCTCCCGCCACGGCAAAGCCTGGACCATCGTGGCCTCCCGCGCGCCCGGGGCCGCTCCTGGCGCGCCCGCCGTGGAGGACTTCCCCTGCCCCGTGCCCCAGGCCAACGAAAGCCAGCGCATCGCCGTGTTCCTTTCCGCGAGCACCATCGGCCGCGGGGACGACGCCCTGGGCGAAAAGCTCATGTTGAACTTTATCAAAACCCTGCCCGAAATGGGGCCGGACCTCTGGCGCATCGTCATGGTCAACGCCGCCGTGCGGCTGGCCGTGGAAGGCAGCCCCCACCTGGAGACCCTGCGCGCCCTGGAAGACGCGGGAGTCTCCATCCTCGTATGCGGCACCTGCCTGGAATTCTTCGGACTTCTCGACAAGCGCGCCGTGGGCCAGACCACAAATATGCTCGATGT